A genomic region of Rhipicephalus sanguineus isolate Rsan-2018 chromosome 1, BIME_Rsan_1.4, whole genome shotgun sequence contains the following coding sequences:
- the LOC119397216 gene encoding uncharacterized protein LOC119397216, with product MPEAMVEGEPITHEEASAPGWIDAIRRRATSSTTTTSKPAGASVGALRTGAASRVAAASRLPPLPTDHHRVIVRPGGGLDVRKCNKLKFLQALLFAARLPPAAAEEDIVCTNDTQNIFVISTPSLQTAEAYAKVRAIVLMERAHPVSAYVVASGTTSRGVVRGVDADLPDSELQRLFVSSHNPTLMGVRRIKDTTTIILLFDGLKVPNYVRCGMLLLRCTLYKRQIDTCRNCGRVGHRQDVCPTPSEKVCEHCGIKPTGPDHVCVTPKCALCGQAHITGDRTCPNRYQIPYVVRRRRRRRRRRNNNQQTQGGSAKQQPTPKQPTPSPPTKHLPTTTKSPTATPTWADRVAGKGETRGSAQSGNLPQHEKDEIQSSNAS from the coding sequence ATGCCTGAGGCCATGGTGGAGGGAGAACCAATCACTCACGAGGAAGCCAGCGCGCCTGGCTGGATCGACGCAATTCGACGTCGAGCAACATCTTCAACTACTACGACCAGCAAGCCAGCCGGCGCCAGCGTTGGTGCCCTGCGAACCGGAGCTGCGTCGAGGGTTGCAGCCGCCAGCCGGCTCCCCCCGCTGCCAACGGATCATCACCGTGTCATCGTCCGCCCCGGAGGTGGACTGGATGTGCGTAAGTGCAACAAGCTTAAGTTCTTACAAGCTCTGCTATTCGCTGCACGACTCCCGCCAGCGGCGGCAGAGGAAGATATCGTCTGCACTAACGACACACAGAATATCTTTGTGATCAGCACGCCGAGCTTACAAACGGCCGAAGCGTACGCTAAAGTACGAGCAATTGTTCTCATGGAGCGAGCACATCCAGTATCCGCTTACGTAGTCGCCTCTGGCACGACCAGCCGAGGCGTAGTCCGAGGGGTCGACGCTGACCTTCCGGACTCAGAGCTACAACGCTTGTTCGTCTCATCACACAACCCCACGTTAATGGGGGTACGACGAATCAAGGATACTACCACCATCATCCTTCTCTTCGACGGACTTAAAGTCCCCAACTATGTGCGCTGCGGCATGCTTCTGCTGCGTTGCACCCTCTACAAGCGACAGATCGACACCTGCCGCAACTGCGGCCGAGTCGGGCATCGACAAGACGTCTGCCCTACCCCATCTGAGAAAGTCTGTGAACACTGCGGTATCAAACCCACAGGACCTGACCATGTGTGTGTGACTCCCAAGTGCGCGTTGTGCGGTCAGGCCCACATTACAGGCGACCGCACATGCCCAAATCGCTATCAAATTCCTTACGTCGTTCGACGTCGACGCCGCCGCAGACGCCGGCGCAACAACAACCAACAGACCCAAGGAGGCTCGGCAAAGCAACAGCCGACGCCCAAGCAACCAACCCCGAGTCCACCGACGAAGCACCTGCCTACCACCACCAAGAGTCCGACTGCAACACCCACTTGGGCCGACCGAGTCGCCGGTAAAGGTGAGACTCGCGGTTCGGCGCAGTCGGGTAACTTGCCACAGCATGAAAAAGATGAGATTCAGAGCTCAAACGCGAGCTAG